A stretch of the Sulfurimonas sp. HSL3-1 genome encodes the following:
- a CDS encoding FAD/NAD(P)-binding oxidoreductase: protein MGLSRRDLLKLSGAAAAAIGAAGCSQMGLGPDEEEMTNVGSVGVGTEAALPKTGAPRVVVVGGGWSGLTVAKYVKKYAPNADVVLVEQRGEFMSCPVSNLWLVEAVELDFLIHDYLQAARENNYTFFNATVVGVDKAKRTVMTSDGDLTYDYLVLAPGIDYDYSGWTKDPALERRLRTEYPAGFKPGSEHLTLRNKVLDFEEGNFILTVPGGNYRCLPAPYERACLIADYFKKEGIEGKVVLIDENDDITIKAEGFHSAFEKLYKDYIEYHPGTKIATFDLDKKEVMTDYDDVIAFEDAAFYPHVRGGKILEVAGVAKDSIFNKMEADINVLTYEVNGHPEIYCGGDVRPMGFSKSGNTANTEGVYIAKRIAAKINGEEETPWESPLTICYSAVASDPVLAISINAGYAYDAKAKRFTFANVYTNETWDGRVGINNGRGLMEWAKGMYRDMFNA, encoded by the coding sequence ATGGGATTGTCACGCAGAGATCTGCTCAAACTTTCCGGTGCCGCCGCTGCCGCGATAGGGGCTGCGGGGTGCTCGCAGATGGGACTCGGGCCGGATGAAGAGGAGATGACGAATGTCGGGAGCGTCGGTGTCGGCACGGAAGCGGCGCTGCCGAAAACCGGTGCACCGCGGGTGGTCGTCGTCGGCGGGGGATGGTCCGGTCTGACGGTGGCCAAGTACGTTAAAAAGTATGCGCCGAACGCCGACGTCGTGCTGGTCGAACAGCGCGGTGAATTCATGTCCTGCCCGGTCAGCAACCTTTGGCTGGTCGAGGCGGTGGAGCTTGACTTCCTGATACACGATTACCTTCAGGCCGCTCGGGAAAACAATTACACCTTTTTCAACGCCACGGTCGTCGGGGTGGACAAGGCAAAGCGCACGGTCATGACGAGCGACGGCGATCTTACCTATGATTACCTCGTCCTTGCGCCCGGCATCGATTACGACTATTCGGGATGGACGAAGGACCCGGCGCTGGAACGTCGGCTCCGTACGGAGTACCCGGCGGGCTTCAAACCGGGTTCGGAACACCTCACCCTGCGCAACAAAGTGCTTGATTTTGAAGAGGGCAACTTCATCCTGACGGTGCCCGGCGGAAACTACCGCTGCCTTCCCGCACCCTACGAACGGGCCTGTCTCATCGCAGATTATTTCAAAAAAGAGGGCATCGAAGGCAAGGTGGTCCTGATCGATGAAAATGACGATATCACGATCAAGGCAGAAGGGTTCCACTCGGCCTTTGAGAAGCTCTATAAGGACTACATCGAGTATCACCCAGGGACGAAGATCGCGACGTTCGATCTGGACAAAAAAGAGGTGATGACCGATTACGATGATGTTATCGCCTTTGAGGATGCCGCGTTTTATCCGCATGTACGCGGCGGTAAGATCCTGGAGGTCGCGGGGGTCGCGAAAGATAGTATCTTCAACAAGATGGAGGCCGATATCAACGTGCTGACCTACGAGGTCAACGGCCATCCGGAGATCTACTGCGGGGGCGACGTCCGCCCGATGGGCTTCAGCAAGTCCGGCAATACCGCCAATACGGAAGGCGTCTACATCGCCAAACGGATCGCCGCCAAAATCAATGGGGAAGAGGAAACGCCGTGGGAATCGCCGCTGACAATCTGCTACTCGGCCGTTGCCAGCGATCCGGTCCTGGCCATTTCGATCAACGCCGGGTACGCTTATGATGCGAAGGCCAAACGCTTTACGTTTGCCAATGTCTACACCAACGAGACATGGGACGGGCGTGTCGGCATCAACAACGGTCGTGGCCTGATGGAGTGGGCCAAAGGCATGTACCGCGACATGTTCAACGCATAG
- a CDS encoding SUMF1/EgtB/PvdO family nonheme iron enzyme, producing MMRTIFLFLFLGVSLLFSATVEQMKSEKRYALVIANGLTTETNDDRAVSSAQALASFLKSKGFTTVTAFNLDRAELIKTFRSFDKGITPNAVITLVYSGRMVVHDSQAWMMPARMKLEGLPQLRLSAVSFDFLLQKLQRHTPRVSLGVVDAFRYSGKANTTDGELILDAVKDVKEADTLVRWNGKSVSSPFFSHLMQTVGKGHDDMDALADKLSKAGVHSRIAAADFYFNVPAKLLTPADKAWQRAEAKNSVVGYEAFLIAYPESAYKQTAANRINALKAKEKSAADDKGAVTSKNQELEKVEAELKAQQEALARLKAEQKALVDGTAAAAEAPQYIEPAEMVAIPEGVFLMGAEQFENSKPVHMVTVKAGLKMSAYEVGNKAYSAFLKASGAKYRKKKLLKNESAAVAYVSWEEAIAYAEWLSKMSGKHYRLPTEAEWEYAARAGSDTLYAWGDSASNAAQYGWMATNAHGFVHSRGLLQPNAFGLFDMAGNVAEWCQDGATPDYKSAPSKAESLVSDNEAMKIIRGGSIKSSAEELSPSYRDSNIPAFRSETVGFRLILEP from the coding sequence ATGATGCGTACTATTTTCCTCTTTTTGTTCCTGGGTGTTTCATTACTCTTTTCCGCCACCGTAGAGCAGATGAAGAGTGAGAAGCGTTATGCGCTGGTGATCGCGAACGGACTGACCACCGAGACGAATGATGACAGGGCAGTTTCGTCGGCACAGGCGCTGGCGTCTTTTCTGAAATCCAAGGGCTTCACGACGGTCACGGCCTTTAATCTTGACCGGGCGGAGCTGATTAAAACCTTCCGCAGTTTTGACAAAGGGATTACCCCCAATGCCGTCATCACCCTTGTTTACAGCGGACGGATGGTCGTACACGATTCACAGGCGTGGATGATGCCGGCTCGGATGAAGCTGGAGGGGTTGCCCCAACTGCGTCTCTCCGCGGTCAGTTTTGACTTTCTGCTGCAGAAGCTGCAGCGCCACACGCCCCGGGTCAGCCTGGGCGTCGTCGATGCGTTCCGTTACAGCGGCAAAGCGAATACGACGGACGGAGAGCTGATTCTTGACGCCGTCAAGGATGTCAAGGAGGCGGATACCCTCGTACGCTGGAACGGAAAATCGGTCAGTTCGCCGTTTTTCAGCCACCTCATGCAAACGGTCGGAAAAGGCCATGACGATATGGATGCGCTGGCCGACAAGCTCTCCAAAGCGGGGGTCCACTCCCGTATTGCCGCGGCGGATTTCTATTTCAATGTTCCCGCCAAGCTGCTGACGCCCGCGGACAAGGCGTGGCAGCGTGCAGAGGCCAAAAACAGTGTCGTCGGATATGAAGCCTTCCTGATCGCCTATCCCGAATCAGCATATAAGCAGACGGCAGCCAACCGCATCAATGCGCTCAAAGCCAAAGAGAAGAGTGCTGCCGACGACAAAGGGGCGGTCACTTCCAAGAACCAGGAGCTGGAGAAGGTGGAAGCCGAACTCAAAGCGCAGCAAGAAGCCCTCGCACGCCTGAAAGCGGAGCAGAAGGCACTGGTCGACGGTACAGCGGCCGCAGCGGAAGCTCCGCAATACATTGAACCGGCGGAGATGGTGGCGATCCCCGAAGGCGTTTTCCTGATGGGTGCCGAGCAGTTTGAAAACAGCAAACCCGTGCATATGGTGACGGTTAAAGCGGGGCTGAAAATGAGTGCCTATGAAGTCGGCAATAAAGCCTACAGCGCCTTTTTGAAGGCATCGGGGGCAAAGTACCGCAAGAAAAAACTGCTCAAAAACGAGAGTGCGGCGGTGGCGTACGTCAGCTGGGAAGAGGCCATCGCGTATGCCGAGTGGCTGAGCAAAATGTCGGGCAAGCATTACCGCCTGCCGACGGAAGCGGAGTGGGAGTACGCCGCCCGTGCCGGCAGCGATACGCTTTATGCCTGGGGTGACAGTGCCTCTAATGCCGCCCAGTATGGTTGGATGGCAACGAATGCCCACGGATTCGTGCACTCCCGCGGTCTGCTGCAGCCCAACGCCTTCGGTCTTTTCGACATGGCCGGAAATGTGGCCGAGTGGTGTCAGGACGGGGCAACCCCCGATTATAAAAGCGCCCCTTCCAAAGCGGAGAGTCTCGTTTCCGACAATGAGGCAATGAAGATCATCCGCGGGGGATCCATCAAGAGCAGTGCAGAGGAACTCTCGCCCTCCTACCGCGATTCCAATATTCCCGCTTTCCGGAGCGAAACCGTCGGTTTCAGGCTCATCCTCGAGCCCTGA
- a CDS encoding aminotransferase class I/II-fold pyridoxal phosphate-dependent enzyme gives MNRFEAFTTQFVQGAGAKEGAVSPVIANSAAFAYGDPETAEGIFDGSVKKPLYARVGNPTSGKLESLLAQMDGGVGAIATSSGMAATTLAVMSLLESGDEIISIGGLFGGTYSFFEETLTRFGIRTAFFDVDALEEVEAVITAKTKLIYLESVGNPNMRLPDIEAVAAIADAHGIALMVDNTVTPLSIQPLKLGADVVVYSTTKLIAGNASALGGAAVFRAIGEGKDKFKTPRYASIHKFIDKMGAMALVAVGKKRAMRDFGMSPSAFNSYLTMLGLETLPLRLNRIIDSVETVVHALKEAGLNVNHPALRDHPHRDRYATQFGNGTGPLFTIDMGSAEAAYDFLRKTKLVTITANIGDSRTLALHMASTIYSDFGDNERAFLGITPGLIRVSVGLENPDDLIRDFIAAAE, from the coding sequence ATGAATCGTTTTGAAGCGTTTACGACACAGTTCGTGCAAGGAGCGGGAGCGAAAGAGGGGGCAGTCTCGCCCGTGATCGCCAACTCGGCGGCCTTTGCGTACGGAGACCCGGAGACGGCGGAAGGGATCTTTGACGGCAGTGTGAAAAAGCCGCTGTATGCTCGTGTGGGCAATCCGACGTCAGGGAAACTGGAGAGCCTCCTGGCCCAGATGGACGGTGGCGTCGGTGCCATCGCAACAAGTTCGGGCATGGCCGCGACGACTCTGGCGGTCATGTCGCTGCTGGAGAGCGGGGATGAGATCATCAGTATCGGCGGTCTGTTCGGGGGAACGTACTCCTTTTTTGAGGAGACCCTGACACGCTTCGGCATCCGTACCGCCTTTTTTGACGTTGATGCCCTCGAAGAGGTCGAGGCGGTCATCACTGCAAAAACGAAGCTGATCTACCTCGAAAGTGTCGGGAACCCGAACATGCGTCTGCCGGACATTGAGGCTGTCGCAGCGATCGCCGATGCACACGGGATTGCCCTGATGGTGGACAATACCGTGACGCCTTTGAGCATCCAGCCGTTGAAACTCGGTGCGGATGTCGTCGTCTATTCGACGACAAAACTGATCGCCGGAAACGCGTCGGCCCTGGGCGGTGCCGCCGTTTTCCGGGCGATCGGCGAGGGCAAAGACAAGTTCAAGACGCCGCGCTATGCGTCGATCCACAAGTTCATTGACAAGATGGGGGCGATGGCCCTCGTCGCGGTCGGCAAAAAACGGGCGATGCGTGACTTCGGCATGAGCCCGTCGGCATTCAACAGCTATCTGACGATGCTGGGACTTGAGACGCTCCCCTTGCGGCTGAATCGGATCATTGACAGTGTCGAAACAGTGGTGCATGCGCTGAAAGAGGCGGGGCTGAATGTCAATCACCCTGCGCTGCGGGACCACCCGCACCGCGACCGCTATGCCACGCAGTTTGGCAACGGGACGGGGCCGCTCTTTACCATCGATATGGGAAGTGCGGAGGCCGCCTACGACTTTCTGCGCAAAACGAAACTGGTGACGATCACGGCCAACATCGGCGACAGCCGGACACTGGCGCTGCATATGGCTTCGACGATCTACAGTGACTTCGGCGACAATGAACGCGCGTTTCTCGGGATCACACCGGGGCTGATCCGTGTGTCGGTCGGGCTGGAGAACCCTGATGACCTTATCCGCGACTTTATCGCGGCCGCCGAGTAA
- the bioD gene encoding dethiobiotin synthase, translating into MAQHIFITATNTEIGKTYTTVKLMHALSARGLHVGVVKPIETGVTTAPEDGTLLLQELKQLNPQAWPLDIDDIVPVQFPLPAAPYVARGSASIDWHAIDSAVEAMDAICDVCLIEGAGGLLVPVDAQTDMIDLIPRYRAKALLVAHCRLGGINDLRLSLEALERRGIAAEWVLNCREGDAGFDETSRPWFDTVVPGWHRLKEDIEQLCDALLL; encoded by the coding sequence TTGGCCCAACACATTTTTATCACAGCGACCAATACGGAGATAGGCAAAACTTATACGACAGTCAAACTGATGCATGCACTGAGTGCGCGCGGCCTTCATGTCGGTGTTGTCAAGCCGATCGAAACCGGTGTCACGACTGCCCCCGAGGACGGCACCCTGCTGCTGCAGGAGCTCAAACAGCTCAACCCCCAGGCGTGGCCCCTCGACATCGACGATATCGTTCCCGTACAGTTCCCGCTGCCCGCAGCCCCCTATGTCGCCAGGGGAAGTGCTTCCATCGACTGGCATGCCATTGACAGTGCCGTCGAAGCGATGGACGCGATCTGCGACGTCTGTCTGATCGAAGGGGCCGGCGGACTGCTGGTGCCCGTTGACGCCCAGACCGACATGATCGACCTGATCCCCCGGTACCGCGCCAAAGCGCTGCTGGTTGCCCACTGCCGTCTCGGCGGCATCAACGACCTGCGTCTCAGCCTCGAAGCGCTTGAACGGCGCGGCATCGCAGCCGAATGGGTGTTGAACTGCCGGGAAGGTGACGCGGGGTTCGATGAGACCTCCCGCCCCTGGTTCGATACCGTCGTGCCCGGATGGCACCGTCTCAAAGAGGATATTGAGCAACTTTGCGACGCGCTTTTGCTATAA